A region from the Biomphalaria glabrata chromosome 14, xgBioGlab47.1, whole genome shotgun sequence genome encodes:
- the LOC129922824 gene encoding uncharacterized protein LOC129922824 produces the protein MFFQLYLTFLIINETFKALALLNGRIKLHLDKTAEKILCIDSAYDTVQYVLRGSINNSGIDVKAIGFSRHYTDRKLDKDIDYLIFSEDCFSDKSGSIHCVKTSDANIFEIILSTTLKLTDSKKYLRAVIFTLGDKEFSPYAALPVIVNKDDIKIDYELKVNNVSITSERHIIEVMSMTINIFYRLISPSDIPVTLIVTIGNESREIQENVSEHFNFESSDQKVIWRFQICNVTVRNGTIEVTYHQSNSNAKVIIIATVIGFVGIFAVLSFLCLLLRKCATKIEQKGYEKENTEAYEQQNLVCPEMKNPADNEKQCSVHNQLNIKCKSATLSLPSPGTNSKALLRMVSHLHDVLLYRHVTCRKKSDVESA, from the exons ATGTTTTTCCAGTTATATTTGACGTTCTTGATTATCAACGAAACTTTTAAAG ccTTAGCTTTACTTAATGGCCGTATAAAACTTCACCTGGACAAAACAGCAGAAAAGATACTATGTATTGACTCCGCTTATGATACTGTTCAATATGTGCTACGAGGATCTATTAATAATTCTGGTATAGATGTAAAAGCTATAGGATTTAGTCGACACTATACAGACCGGAAGTTAGATAAGGAC ATTGATTACCTCATCTTCTCTGAAGATTGCTTCAGTGACAAAAGTGGTTCTATTCATTGCGTAAAGACAAGTGATGCCAACATTTTTGAGATCATTCTGAGCACCACATTAAAGTTAACTGATAGTAAAAAATACCTTCGTGCTGTAATATTTACGTTAGGTGACAAAGAATTCAGCCCGTATGCAGCATTACCTGTAATTGTGAACAAAG acGACATCAAGATTGACTACGAGCTGAAAGTTAACAATGTATCTATTACTTCGGAGAGACACATTATCGAAGTAATGAGCATGACAATAAACATATTTTATCGCCTGATATCTCCTTCGGACATTCCTGTCACTTTAATTGTCACCATTGGAAATGAGTCTCGAGAAATTCAGGAAAATGTCAGTGAACATTTTAACTTTGAAAGCTCTGACCAGAAAGTTATTTGGCGATTTCAAATCTGCAATGTGACAGTACGCAACGGAACAATTGAGG TTACATATCATCAGTCAAACTCAAACGCCAAAGTGATCATCATTGCCACAGTCATAGGCTTTGTGGGTATTTTTGCAGTTCTGTCTTTCTTAtg tttactttTGAGAAAATGTGCTacgaaaatagaacaaaaaggCTATGAAAAAG aaaataCAGAGGCGTACGAACAACAAAACTTAGTGTGTCCAGAAATGAAAAACCCAGCAG aCAATGAGAAGCAATGTAGCGTTCATAATCAGTTGAACATAAAATGCAAGTCTGCAACTTTATCACTCCCTAGTCCTGGTACAAATAGCAAGGCCTTGTTGCGGATGGTTTCACACTTACATGATGTGTTGTTATATCGGCACGTGACTTGTCGAAAAAAAAGTGATGTAGAATCGGCGTAA
- the LOC129922825 gene encoding uncharacterized protein LOC129922825: MDKHIFHILIFLFQSLTVVGDDIKCNHVEEETAAELHLVLSPNKTLSAKLMILLNEAEVALCYLEPVKCTPLSEQTYPTIKNTQYHYTELTVSVLGVKSSGYWKVRYINEADVKNDRVCSFIMFARAIDLQCHSLSSKEIHIYCYSTRIYPSAACHLYYTESKENYVSEEGRQLYSQDTSTNDTYSLTSTCTFVKPAAIATTDTFTAVVTMFPNISGSLSEQMYGSSVSVLVALYTPSIKLENCPAMVDLGTAVDCFCRVEGREQAKVKFRWYDTLNNVLITNTSRLSFVATEHSREFICVVDDVVHKRNLSLTYVLHVNNSQNLHTSISNINSSYKEWNYVHL; encoded by the exons ATGGATAAACACATTTTTCAtatcttgatttttttatttcaaagccTGACAG TTGTAGGTGATGACATCAAATGTAACCACGTGGAGGAAGAAACAGCCGCCGAGCTTCATCTCGTCTTGTCTCCAAACAAAACGTTAAGCGCCAAACTTATGATCTTATTGAACGAAGCAGAGGTGGCGCTGTGTTACCTAGAACCTGTGAAGTGCACACCGTTGTCCGAGCAAACTTACCCAACAATAAAGAACACGCAATATCATTATACTGAATTGACTGTCTCAGTACTTGGGGTGAAATCTTCAGGCTACTGGAAGGTCCGATACATAAACGAAGCTGATGTAAAGAATGACAGAGTTTGTAGCTTTATCATGTTTG CTAGGGCCATAGACCTGCAATGTCATTCGCTGTCCAGTAAAGAAATACATATTTACTGTTACTCTACGAGAATCTATCCATCGGCAGCATGTCACCTGTATTACACAGAAAGTAAAGAG AATTATGTTTCAGAAGAAGGCAGACAACTCTACAGTCAAGACACTTCGACAAACGACACATACTCCTTGACTTCAACTTGCACATTTGTTAAACCTGCTGCCATAGCAACCACAGATACGTTCACTGCCGTGGTGACCATGTTCCCGAATATTTCCGGCAGCCTGTCAGAACAAATGTACGGAAGCAGTGTCTCAGTTTTAGTCGCATTAT ATACACCTTCCATTAAATTAGAAAACTGCCCGGCTATGGTAGACCTGGGTACCGCAGTCGACTGCTTCTGTCGTGTTGAAGGTAGAGAGCAAGCAAAGGTCAAGTTTAGATGGTACGATACATTGAATAATgtattaattacaaatacatcaaGACTTTCATTTGTGGCCACTGAACACAGTCGAG AATTTATTTGCGTAGTTGATGACGTAGTGCACAAACGAAATCTATCACTGACCTATGTGCTACACGTGAACA ATTCTCAAAATTTACATACCAGTATCTCTAATATTAATTCTTCTTACAAAG